A genome region from Panicum virgatum strain AP13 chromosome 4K, P.virgatum_v5, whole genome shotgun sequence includes the following:
- the LOC120705162 gene encoding uncharacterized protein LOC120705162, with translation MDAAAGAPTTGMLPPDASPPPYPGQASAFPIAIGFMVTSLLLISYYFLVVSCWLRGGGGPGSGLLHRSHRGEDLVERVSAVFFTDYEAELPAGLNPDLVAALPVVRCTPSSISS, from the coding sequence atggacgcggcggcgggcgcgcccaCCACCGGCATGCTGCCGCCGGACGCGTCCCCGCCGCCGTACCCGGGGCAGGCCTCGGCGTTCCCGATCGCCATCGGGTTCATGGTCACCTCGCTCCTCCTCATCAGCTACTACTTCCTCGTCGTCAGCTgctggctccgcggcggcggcgggcccgggTCCGGGCTGCTCCACCGCTCGCACCGCGGCGAGGACCTGGTGGAGCGCGTCTCCGCCGTCTTCTTCACCGACTACGAGGCCGAGCTGCCCGCCGGGCTCAACCCGGACCTCGTCGCCGCGCTGCCCGTCGTCAGGTGCACTCCCTCCAGCATTAGCAGCTGA